A genomic window from Winogradskyella sp. J14-2 includes:
- a CDS encoding transketolase family protein, whose translation MKTYTNTGNKDTRSGFGAGLTELGQINENVVALCADLTGSLKMDEFKENHPERFFQVGIAEANMIGIAAGMTIGGKIPFTGTFANFSTGRVYDQIRQSVAYSGKNVKICASHAGVTLGEDGATHQILEDIGLMKMLPGMTVINTCDYNQTKAATLAIAKHDGPVYLRFGRPKVPNFTPENGAFEIGKAVKLTEGNDVTIVATGHLVWEALEAAKALNENGIAAEVINIHTIKPLDDKAIIESVAKTGCIVTAEEHNYLGGLGESVARVLAKHSPTPQEFVATNDTFGESGTPAQLMDKYGLNSFAIIEAVKKVVNRK comes from the coding sequence ATGAAAACATACACAAACACAGGAAATAAAGATACACGCTCAGGTTTTGGGGCTGGATTAACAGAGTTAGGGCAAATCAACGAAAATGTTGTAGCGCTTTGTGCTGACTTAACAGGATCTCTTAAAATGGATGAATTTAAAGAAAATCACCCTGAACGTTTTTTTCAAGTTGGTATTGCAGAAGCTAATATGATTGGTATTGCTGCTGGTATGACTATAGGTGGAAAAATCCCATTTACAGGGACCTTTGCCAACTTTTCTACTGGCAGGGTTTACGACCAAATTCGCCAAAGTGTTGCCTACTCTGGCAAAAACGTAAAAATTTGTGCTTCGCATGCTGGTGTTACACTTGGTGAAGATGGTGCAACGCACCAGATTCTAGAGGACATTGGCTTAATGAAAATGTTGCCAGGCATGACGGTAATTAACACTTGTGATTACAACCAAACAAAAGCTGCAACTTTAGCTATAGCAAAACATGATGGTCCTGTATATTTACGATTTGGCCGTCCTAAAGTTCCGAATTTTACACCAGAAAATGGTGCATTTGAAATCGGAAAAGCAGTAAAGCTAACCGAAGGTAATGACGTTACTATTGTAGCTACAGGGCATTTAGTATGGGAGGCATTAGAAGCTGCAAAAGCACTAAATGAAAATGGTATTGCAGCAGAAGTTATAAATATACATACCATTAAACCATTAGATGACAAAGCAATTATAGAATCCGTAGCCAAAACAGGCTGCATTGTTACTGCAGAAGAGCATAATTATTTAGGTGGCCTTGGCGAAAGTGTGGCTAGAGTATTAGCAAAACACAGCCCAACACCTCAAGAATTTGTTGCTACCAACGATACTTTTGGTGAATCTGGCACGCCAGCCCAACTTATGGATAAGTATGGCCTAAATAGTTTTGCCATAATTGAAGCCGTAAAAAAAGTCGTTAACAGAAAATAA
- a CDS encoding outer membrane beta-barrel protein, which produces MKNLKKVVLLAVILAFVGLNAYAQKGSSFGFKGGLNYGANGDYFQSIGDNARNPDENIGYHLGIFGKIGDRLYFRPELVYTATKSSYDDDDFQIKKIDAPLLVGLKVLGPVSVFAGPSVQYILDTEFEGIDINDVSDDLSIGLNFGIGVNFNKIGIDLRYERGFSDNEASFITDNLGNVTIDTRPEQLILSLSVAL; this is translated from the coding sequence ATGAAAAATTTGAAAAAAGTAGTTTTATTAGCTGTAATTCTAGCCTTTGTAGGATTAAATGCTTATGCCCAAAAAGGAAGCTCCTTTGGGTTTAAAGGTGGACTAAACTATGGTGCTAATGGTGATTATTTCCAGTCTATAGGCGACAATGCCAGAAACCCTGATGAAAATATAGGTTATCATCTTGGTATTTTTGGTAAAATAGGAGACCGTTTATATTTTAGACCAGAACTTGTATATACAGCAACAAAAAGTAGTTATGATGATGATGATTTTCAGATAAAAAAAATTGATGCACCACTTCTTGTTGGACTTAAGGTTTTAGGACCAGTTAGCGTCTTTGCAGGTCCATCTGTGCAATACATATTAGATACAGAATTTGAAGGTATTGATATAAATGATGTAAGCGATGATCTAAGTATTGGATTAAATTTTGGTATTGGAGTTAATTTTAATAAAATTGGTATTGATCTAAGGTACGAGAGAGGTTTTAGCGATAATGAAGCGTCTTTTATAACAGATAACTTAGGTAACGTAACTATAGACACAAGACCAGAGCAGTTAATTCTAAGCTTATCTGTTGCTTTATAA